TACAATACAGAAGACAGTGTGGCAGAGCTGGCGAGGGTACATTTCAACCCATGATGTGTGAGCATGTTTGTCACAACATCTGCATTTCAGTATCCCCAACTACACCCTATACACTGTATAAAGTCAGCAGGGATGCACATTCACAATATATAAATGGCAGAAAGAGTCACCAAGATCACAACCAAAATTATTTTCACTTTGACCTCAAAAGAGAGGACTCGAGTAGGAGTTGGTGGAAGTTGGGCCTGGAAGGGGATGAGGTCAGGGCTGTCATGGTTGTCAGGGCTCACATGAAGGGCAAGGGGTGTGGAAGGAGCTTGGGGCATGAGCAAGGGCAGGTTCAACATCCTCTGCTGTTCCAGCGCACTGGTAAGGAAGACCAAGGCTTTGCGAGGGAAagctggaggagagaaaaggttgCAGGCTGGGATGAAAAAGTGAGGCAGTGTCCCACTCTGGGCGTGGTCTTCGAAGGCCCCAAAGAGGTGCATGAAGCAGCTGGGCATCTGCTGAGGAGGCCACTGGGTATCCTGGCCCCggagggagaggatgtggaAGAAGGCGGTCTTCCCATGATAGGAGCACAGGCAGTCCAGCTCCTGAGGGAAGCGCCTCTTCAGTGCCTCAATCAGACATTTTAGGAGCCTGAAGCAGGTCTTTCTGCAAGGGTGAGAGGCAATTCAAAGTTAGAATTTGTTACTGTTTGAAATTAGAATggacatcacaccacagaactTTAGAAGTTAGGAATACAAGGCTTAGAAGTCACAGTGGTTAGTAGCCCATTGAATCTGACCGGCAGCATTTGGTGGCAGTCGTCTCACAGCAGGTTTTCTTGTTGCCATGAAGCTTGATTATTTCCTTTTCAATGTGGGAAAATGAGACCCTCCAGCTTTCTATAAGTTATAGAGAAAAGTAATAGACAGGAGGCTGCTTCAGTTACACTGAGCTGATCAGTACCCACAAGTCGGCCACCTCCGATCTATACATCATCATCATATTTTCAAATTATGTCAGTTGTTTTTTGTGCTGTTTGCACTCTACTGTTTGTGAGTCAGTTTgttatgtgtgttgtgttttgtttttgtgtacgTCTCAAACCTTTGGCAGCAGGGTTGAGGTTGCGTCCTTTGGGTCTCTTGGGCACAAAGTAGAAAGTCTTGCTGATCAGGGTCTGTCTGGTCTTCTTGCCCAGCCAGTTATCCACATTGAGACCGTTCAGAGCAGGTTGAGGCCATTTCTGGGATGGTTGGGTCTCTAGCGCTGGAACCACGTCCACTGACAGCAACTCTTCCTCATCATGTGTCGCCAAAAGGGATAGTGTTACTGCTGGGCAGTAGaccttttttttgttgacaACCCAACGGAaatttcctccaggaactggCAATCACATAAAGGAAACGTTTTTACatatacatttgatttatttagcagatgcttttatccaaagctttGTACAAGTATGGCATATAGAAAGGACAGCAATTGACCAAGGAGTGCAGTATTTGAGGTATGAATCAAAGAACAGTCAGTATTTAAAAGCCACATCATTAAACAGCCCAAAATAGTCATAAATCATGTTCGATCATGAAATATATAGTCTATAATAGTCTATAAAATATATAATCAATAATAGTCTGATATCATGTGATAGTTCCACATTCACTTTAAAATGTGTTCTCATTCTTAATATTATAGATAAAATGAATGACACACCACACCTTTATAGGTGCAGATGAACTTCCGAACCAACCGATGCATTTCACTCAGGATCTTGCTGGCTGATATAGTGAGCCCGTCTGGGCTGTTCTCTAACAGAAATGGCCGTATGTTGCTGCGTGTGGGCCTAGATAGGGCCACTTTGTAAAACAGGCCTTGGTATTGGTCAAGCTCAGTCCAGTTGAGCCGAGAGGGAGACTGAAGCTTCACCATCATGTCAAACTCATTTGGATTGTCTATCTGCaagcatacattcaacatagtAAGATAGTAGTTACGACTTTTTTAATATTTACTGATTAGTGAGTTGCTTACGACTGATTTTTTCCATTGGCAGAACCCACCAGTAATGTCATACCCAACCAATATTTTGATGTTAAACAATGTAAACATTTTCTTGGCAGAGTTTACCCAAATCAGATATTACagtgtcaaccccccccccccccttattttccacacagtcacactgttCCTCTGTGCAGTTAAATACAGTACATGATATTGATATAACAGAAGAAATACTATTGGATGGTCCCACCTTCACCATCTCATAATAGCTGCCACTTGTCAGCCAATCAGCTGACTGGAAGAAAGGTTGCTCATCATTGTTCTTCAGGAAATCAAGCAGGTTGTCACGAAGATCATTGACGAGGTCCACTGCCCACTTGCGGTTGCTCTGGGGGATGACTAGATCCCGGGCTCTGAGTTTGATCCGGTGAAGCAGTTCTCGGGAGGTAGGGGTGTCCTTCTCTACTGTGGGCAGCTGAACTGTGGTGAATGGATTGATAGATAGAACACAAGTATAGCAACCTAAGTAATCACAATACATTACAAAGCATTGACAATAATACACCCTTAATGCAGACAGTCAACAATAATGTGAAACAGAAAATGTCCACTGTTCTTTTACTCGTCTGTTGTGGCCTCGGCCTGGACTTTGAGGTGGGTGTcggtggaggagtggagttGGCATTCAGCTCTAATGGTGCTTCTTTGCTACTGCTTCTGATTTCTCCTCCCTGACATTCACCCTCGCCTTCCTCCATTACCAGGCTTGGGTGCTGGTCAGGCGGGCATAAAGATGTCCCGTTGATGGGTCTATATGGTGGAATAGGAGTGGAGGAAGCAGTGTCTGTTGTTGTTACTGACCGCCTCTGTGAACAatttctcttcatcctcctgcatacacacaaaaacacacacagtatttcAGTTACATGACTAAACTCAATAACTCAGATATTTGTATACAATTTGTCTAACAATCAACACCTTCTAAACATTTTGCCACAGTTATAATGAATACaactctcacctgtgtctcaccAAAACCCAACAATATGCTACCTCCGGTCACATCAAACTTTTGTCTCCTGTTTCCAACCTTCTCACTTTCATTTCCTGATAAAGAGTTGCTGCAACACCTGTAGGAGTGTCCTGGTGCCCCACAGCGGAAGAGGAAGCCGTCCTCATTAGATAGGATTTGAGTCAACCTGCCTGCATTCCATGACCTCATCTACTCTGTAGTATAACAACCCCGGTTATTTATCCACTCCTTGTCTGCTTCGGCACAATGGTAGTCAAACGCTTTGTACTTCTCTAGTTTGCTCTTGTGCTcttgtgcctgcctgtctgtctgcctgcttgccaAGCCGCACAAGCCATTCACCAATACTCTTCAACTAACCGTTTTCATAATATCCATCCTATGATCGCCAacctaaatcaaatcaaatcaaatttatttgtatagccctttttacacgcaagcatgtcacagagggcttcacatgcgcccatagaactgcccctcaaccaacctaaaccctcaaggaagacaaggaaaaactcccagaaaaactcccaccgggagaaaaaatggaagaaaccttgggaggagcaattcagagagggatcccctcctccagagacggttggtaagagagaggagcagaacacaagctaaacatagtcatacagtgtcaatgggttttgaaacaccaaaatccattgttcggctttatagacgttggatgggaccgggaaactcgctgttggccgtcatggagactggattccgggtgacgacctggttcagcgttggcagaccgacgaccaagcaggtcctgacagctcaaaccccccacaccacagggaatgtgtgggggggggacagagaggagagcagggattagagaatgccaggagcagctaacagttacagtcaaaatagaatgagatccccaccggtcaagtgtggactagtgcagcaatttaacagagcaaaaagggtatttgatgcagccccacacaccaaaacaacgacagcccccctcagttggaacatgaaatctgttccaggggaaagaactctaaagtaggttatacttatacgaataaggatgaaaacagccagtcccccgttgtctccaactagtaataaaaactataacagtaacaatatacagcaacggaactataataataataatactaacaatatacagtaacaggtttactttatttgtaacatctagctgggcaatgtgaacataagctataattaaaatttaaaagttacatgtgatacacacataggcaagcacacatcccaggtttacatagaaagtacacacatacttccctttaacaatcatagaattgactaaacaagaacgtttttaatctagttttaaatgtcgagacagtatcagcttccttaattgagatgggtaatttgttccaaagaagaggtgctctatatgagaacgccctacctccagcagtttttttcttaactttgggtattaccagatagccggcattttgagatcttagagaccttgcggggcaatagggtgcaaggagaccggagaggtacagtggtgccaatccatgcagagatttgtaagttagtagtagaactttgaaatcagctctggcttggatagggagccagtgtaaagagataagagtcgatgttatatgatcaaactttctagttttagtcaatagtctagcagcagcattttgcacccgctgtaagttttttaggtaggtaattgggaggccagagaacaacacattgcagtagtccaatcgggacgtaacaaaagcatgtattagtttttcagcatcatcctttgagaggaattttcgtattttggcaatattacgtagatggaaaaatgctgttctggtgatttgcttaatatggtactcaaatgaaaggtctgggtccattgtgactcccagattttttaccagctggctttgagatactttgacgccgtctaagtctaaggttagatgggataaattatttcggtgttttttcggaccaaaaatttgaacctcggttttatccgaattaagaagaaggaaatttgcagtcatccaagttttcaacccggaaacacaggtttccatagcatgtggaaattctcccggctttatagacatgtatagctgagtatcatctgcatagcagtgaaaatctaccccaaaacttctaattatgtttcctaaaggcaacatatagagtgaaaataacagagggcctaaaactgaaccctgtggtactccgtattttacaatggagctcctggatgagcaaccatcatagtggacatattgtgatctatcagatagatacgatctgaaccactgaagtgaagtaccagaaatcccaacatagttctccatacgttccaggagaatctcatgatctacagtgtcaaaagctgcacttaggtctagaagaacaaggacagagctaaagcccgcgtcagaggctaataatagatcattgactaccttggctaatgcagtttcagtgctgtggtgaagacgaaatccagactggagaggttcatagagctgatttgaggagaggtgctcagtgagctgttttgccacagctttttccaaaatttttgagagagatggcaaatttgaaatgggcctgtaattgctaagacaacctggatccaggtttggttttttaagaaggggcttgataatagcttgtttgaaatcgtcagggacttgtccagttacaagagattcattaataatactaagcatgggcggtccaataatatggagaagttccctacaaagtttggcagggaggggatcgagaaggcagctagtgggtttcgaggaatctatcagcttgatgaatgcttccatagaaatagggttaaagtgagtgagagtctcaacatgcagaatgctgggtacagagggaaaatcagtgttgatggccactcctccaggactagtctgtagtttgtcccttattgcatagattttttggtcaaagaaatctaagaaatcattgggagagagatctgaactaacacagagtgtacttttcttagtgagttttgcaacagtatcaaataggaacttagtgttgtgtttgttcttactaatcaacttagagaaatattctgatctggacctgatgaggacttgcttgtactctatttggctgtccttccaggccaggcggaaaacctccaatttagtggtacgccacttacgctctaattttctagtggacctcttgagagtgcgggtttcctctgaataccatggagccagtttcttgtctattcttttccttggtttgagtggagcaacagaatctagggattgctgaagaaccaaattcagatcccttgttttagcatttaatgatttattcgggacatcaagtgcttctagtgcagcgggtagaatactagccagttccagagctgtatttggggttaagcagcggctaatagaaatattctgggtgcctccaaggctctggcagagatccattttaaaggttaccaggcagtggtctgataatataggattgtgggtatgaacaatgacatcactaatcttgattccccgcgtgagaactaaatccaatgtatgcgagtgaagatgggtaggtttagaaaccacctgagtgagacctgtggaatccataagagcagtaaaggccttacttagaggatcttttgggtcatcgacatgaatgttaaaatcacccataattaagatattgtcagtgtatgtcacaagatcagcactaaaatcagcaaattcctcaaggaagagggagtatgggccagggggccggtatagagtaactatacaaaacgaaggagggggggcaacagtagtagaattagtcctttttaaagtagttggtggtttcatacaaattatctcaaatgatttaaaggtattgacagattttaggctgaggttgaagctagctttatataacatagcaacaccaccacctttctttgaaacacgagggatgtgtgaatacgcaaaatcaggaggcgaagcttcattcagggggaaatattcatcaggttttagccaggtttcggtgaaaccaatcaggtccaggctgcagtcagacatcagatcattaatcaaaacggcctttgtggatagagatctgatgtttaggagcccaacattccagtatgggtttttggcagctttagacgtagataatacttctgaaaaggtggcactgttatcaggaaactgagttggaagagcaacgggtgagcaaggctgaatatatattaaattggtataattcctaataattgagggccggaatttggaaaaagggcggggggccgacaccgtctcaatgggaaaaacaacatcagcaaccaccctggctacactacaagctgagctatcggggccccaacagctcacagcatgcctatcaacatacctatcagactctctaagagactgtagcccggcttgttctagtgagtgtcaggtctgctttagaatagcttcaatattcctagacaaaagaaaagcacctctccagctaggatggagcccgtcacttttcaacaagccaggtttggcccagaaacgagaccaattatctacaaatcctaaaccctgttctgagcaaaagcgagccaaccagcggttgagagagacaagcctgctgtagatctcgtcagtccccctagcaggtagtgggccagagactattactcgatgccgactcatcttttgagcaaggtcacatgcccgagcaatattaaccttcgtgacctctactgtgtttgtgttctgtttgtgtttgtgttgagctCTCCTGGTCTAGCCAATCAGACATGTCAGAACTGTCATCCACCTTACAGATTATTCCAACTGCAGCTGTCTGGTAATCAGTACCAGAGCATCCAAGTACGGACTACCAGACTCACTGGGTGTTTTTTCACCCAGGCCATAAAGCTTATCAAACAGCAACATGATGGTAGTCCATGTGATGTACACATCCATCTACACttgatatttttttatatttaatctATTGTAGCTTTCTATGGTTTATTCCCCATAGCACTGACTCTGGACCTGCTGCTAGAGTTTATTTCTATTTGTTTCTATTCATGCCCTCTTACTTTCCCCTAAAAAAAAATGTCATTGCCTACTAAAAATTTTACAAGCGTACATAGCTGTAGCTTGTCATGTTCTAAGAATGTAATTGTTCAGAATGACCTTGTGTTATACTGCAGTGCAATAAGATGTGGGGGATTAAACAGATGTACAGATTTTTTGCAATGAATGTACATGCTAGGTTGGGCAAGAATCTGCAGGTTTTATGTAGAGGCACAACTGGGAGGTGGGGTGTAAGGCTAGAGAGTGGGGTCAAGGTTCAAGAGTCCAAGATTCAACTGGTGAACAGCTGAAGGGAACAAGCTGTTTCTGAGCCTACTGGAGCAACAGGCTCCAGGCTTCCTAGCTTTCTTAAGATGATTAAAGGGATTTTACTGAAAGCAAAACTCAACTGGTTTAACCACTGGATTATATTGAGCTAAATCCACTCCAATAGAATGATGTTCTAGTCAGGCTATTACCTACTGGTAAACTTTGGTCTATGGTTTTCTCAAGGTATTTATACCTTCCTTAGCTCCTCTATGGTCGAGTAGAAACTACAATACAATACAGAACCTAAAACGAACCTACCACGGATTTCACCTGTGTAAAGTACATCATATTCAGGATAGGCTTCACAGCATCTGACAAGCACTCAAAACAGGCTCAACATACATTTTGTAATTATGTTGAAATGATGgcaaaaaattaaaacaaatacACCAAATACTCAAATACCATCACAGTATCACACACTACTAATCAATTTACAAAACACAATAACGTCATTGGCAATCAATGGTCAAGTTTTTATTTTTGGTGTCATCGTCACCATTATCATATTTCCTAAAGCTGTTTGTTGGAACATTTTCCTTCCTTTCCTGCGAAAACTTTTGCGATGAGTTTTTATCAGCATTAGCCAGTCCTTAAGTATAGAGCTCTGGTTGTGAGACTCTGCAAGATGGAGGGGTAATGCCCGCGGGGACCATGCGCCCAGCTGGACGTCTGGAGCAAGGATTCATTTGCCCTTCTGGGCCTTCTGTGCAGACTTGGTGACCTTGCCACCCCCGGCGGTCTTCTTGTCAACAGCCTTGATGACGCCGACGGCAACGGTCTGCCTCATGTCACGCACGGCAAAGCGACCTGTGAGGGTAGAGGaggaatggtgtgtgtgattgatgGTCGCTGTCAGTGTAGGTGTGGTAAGAGCTTGTGtagcttgtatgtgtgtgctggtaGTGCCATATCTGCCCTTACAGTTTGGTGAAATGAATCTCATTGTTTCATTCTGAGAACGCTTCAGCACTGACATTCTATAGGACCGATGATCCACTATGGTGTTGGTTTGGATGCTGGATGCTCACCAAGGGGAGGGTATGCAGAGAAGCTCTCCACACACATGGGCTTCCCTGGCACCATGACAATGATGGCGGCATCTCCGGACTTGAGGGCCTTGGGGTTGTCCTCAAGCTTCTTGCCAGAGCGACGGTCGATCTTCTCCTTGAGCTCACTGAACTTGCAGGCGATGTGAGCTGTGTGGCAATCCAGAACGGGGGCATAGCCTTGGGAGATCTGTCCAGGGTGGTTCAGGATGATGAcctggaaggagaaagaaaaagaaagagaaagggggcatGTGAAAATGAGACCGAAATTCCTTACTGATCATAATACAAAAATTAACACAGGTAGCTAATCTGAAATACCAGGAAATTAAGAGTATTCGTGTCAACTATTATTGTTTATCTTTTGTATATACATTAATGAGTATAGTAACTGTTGAAGTAATACCTTCAAAGTGAAATGTATTTAGCTGTGGTCACATTTGTGTGAATAGGTCCTTGTCATATGGACACTTTCTAACATCTATTGTATCGGTAAGACAAGACAAAGACCATACCTGGGCAGTGAAGGTGTCGGCCTCCATGGGAGGGTCGTTCTTGCTGTCTCCAGCCACGTTACCACGACGGATATCTTTGACGGACACGTTCTTGACATTGAAGCCGACATTGTCGCCAGGCAGAGCCTCGGTCAGGGTCTCGTGGTGCATCTCCACAGACTTGACCTCAGTGGTCACGTTGGCGGGGGCGAAGGTGACGATCATACCGGCCTTCAGGGTACCAGTCTCCACACGGCCCACGGGCACTGTTCCAATACCTGGTGAAACGTCGGGAGGGAGAATTTCAGAGGACTGTTATACAAGAGCAATATAAGCCCAATAATAGTCTTTAGAAACGCTCTTGAGTGTGAACTGTCACAATGCTTGACTGCCTTTGGTTCTTACCGCCAATTTTGTAGAcgtcctgcagggggagacggaggggcTTGTCGGTGGGGCGGGATGGGGGCAGGATGGAGTCGAGGGACTCCAGCAGAGTAACTCCGCTGGCACTACCCTCTTTGCGCTCAACCTTCCACCCCTTGAACCAGGTCAtctgggaagagggaggagagggttgcATGTCATTGGCTACTCTCAAATCAGGGAAAGCCCCTTAGCCAAAGTGGTGATAGTAAACGGTGTATTTTTTTGCTTCTCATCCTATGTATTAAAAAGATTTGTCTGGCTAGCTCCACACTGTATGTTGGTGGTCGAGGTTACTTACGTTGCTGGAAGGCTCCAGCATGTTGTCTCCGTGCCACCCAGAGATGGGCACAAAGGCGACAGTGGCGGGGTTGTAACCAATCTTCTTGATGTAGGTGGAGACCTCCTTGGTGATCTCATCGTAACGCTTCTGGCTGTAGGGGGGCTCGGTGGAGTCCATCTTGTTG
This genomic window from Hypomesus transpacificus isolate Combined female chromosome 4, fHypTra1, whole genome shotgun sequence contains:
- the eef1a1l2 gene encoding eukaryotic translation elongation factor 1 alpha 1, like 2, which produces MGKEKIHINIVVIGHVDSGKSTTTGHLIYKCGGIDKRTIEKFEKEAAEMGKGSFKYAWVLDKLKAERERGITIDISLWKFETSKYYVTIIDAPGHRDFIKNMITGTSQADCAVLIVAGGVGEFEAGISKNGQTREHALLAYTLGVKQLIVGINKMDSTEPPYSQKRYDEITKEVSTYIKKIGYNPATVAFVPISGWHGDNMLEPSSNMTWFKGWKVERKEGSASGVTLLESLDSILPPSRPTDKPLRLPLQDVYKIGGIGTVPVGRVETGTLKAGMIVTFAPANVTTEVKSVEMHHETLTEALPGDNVGFNVKNVSVKDIRRGNVAGDSKNDPPMEADTFTAQVIILNHPGQISQGYAPVLDCHTAHIACKFSELKEKIDRRSGKKLEDNPKALKSGDAAIIVMVPGKPMCVESFSAYPPLGRFAVRDMRQTVAVGVIKAVDKKTAGGGKVTKSAQKAQKGK
- the LOC124467140 gene encoding cyclic GMP-AMP synthase, with protein sequence MKRNCSQRRSVTTTDTASSTPIPPYRPINGTSLCPPDQHPSLVMEEGEGECQGGEIRSSSKEAPLELNANSTPPPTPTSKSRPRPQQTIQLPTVEKDTPTSRELLHRIKLRARDLVIPQSNRKWAVDLVNDLRDNLLDFLKNNDEQPFFQSADWLTSGSYYEMVKIDNPNEFDMMVKLQSPSRLNWTELDQYQGLFYKVALSRPTRSNIRPFLLENSPDGLTISASKILSEMHRLVRKFICTYKVPGGNFRWVVNKKKVYCPAVTLSLLATHDEEELLSVDVVPALETQPSQKWPQPALNGLNVDNWLGKKTRQTLISKTFYFVPKRPKGRNLNPAAKESWRVSFSHIEKEIIKLHGNKKTCCETTATKCCRKTCFRLLKCLIEALKRRFPQELDCLCSYHGKTAFFHILSLRGQDTQWPPQQMPSCFMHLFGAFEDHAQSGTLPHFFIPACNLFSPPAFPRKALVFLTSALEQQRMLNLPLLMPQAPSTPLALHVSPDNHDSPDLIPFQAQLPPTPTRVLSFEVKVKIILVVILVTLSAIYIL